In Agrobacterium tumefaciens, one genomic interval encodes:
- a CDS encoding ester cyclase, whose translation MSDQNEVLKAVVRRNTLEVQSGGNFELFDELFADDFLDHTPQPGGTPDKEGARRLYHALREAFPDFHAEIHWQAVDDDIVTTFKTYHGTHQGVVLGIAPTGRQIKFETVDAMRIRNDQIVEHWGVANLYYLLQQLDALPSSAPKVPEH comes from the coding sequence ATGTCTGACCAAAACGAAGTATTGAAAGCAGTCGTCCGCCGCAACACACTCGAAGTGCAGTCTGGCGGCAACTTCGAACTTTTTGACGAGCTTTTCGCCGACGACTTTCTGGACCACACACCGCAGCCAGGGGGGACGCCAGATAAGGAAGGAGCGCGTCGTCTTTACCACGCGCTGCGCGAAGCCTTCCCGGACTTCCACGCCGAAATTCACTGGCAAGCGGTCGACGACGACATCGTGACGACTTTCAAGACCTATCACGGCACGCATCAGGGCGTCGTCCTTGGTATCGCGCCAACGGGCCGCCAGATCAAGTTCGAAACCGTCGACGCCATGCGCATTCGCAACGACCAGATCGTCGAACACTGGGGTGTCGCCAATCTCTATTATCTTCTGCAGCAACTCGACGCCCTGCCATCCTCGGCTCCCAAAGTGCCGGAACATTAA
- a CDS encoding DUF1330 domain-containing protein, translating into MSAYLIVDLDIHDMKSIEDYRSKALPLVAKAGGTLIAIDETPLELEGWTATNMLIIEFPDKDAIRQLFASPEYAPLAAQRQAAAASRIIAINGV; encoded by the coding sequence ATGTCTGCTTATCTTATCGTCGATCTCGACATCCACGACATGAAGTCTATCGAAGATTACAGGTCCAAGGCATTGCCGCTTGTCGCCAAAGCCGGCGGCACGCTCATCGCAATCGATGAAACACCACTGGAGCTGGAGGGCTGGACGGCCACCAACATGCTTATCATCGAATTTCCGGACAAGGATGCGATCCGCCAGCTCTTCGCATCCCCCGAATACGCGCCCTTGGCCGCTCAGCGGCAGGCTGCGGCCGCATCGCGCATCATCGCGATCAACGGCGTCTGA
- a CDS encoding LysR family transcriptional regulator: MIIDLNLVPVFLAVAEEGNFRAAADRLGVTRSAVSQGIRRLEDICGIALVSRTTRSVRLTEAGNRFRETLSQPMAEVRSAFENVAGDARPSGLLRIAVTSIAEQFLSGPLIASFAEAHPGITIDVTVTDDVFDIVAAGFDAGVRLGEVIEQDMVAVPLTKQEKEVVVATPRYFEVHGMPRHPRDLVRHRCIGWRPSPSAAPYRWEFEEDGIPLDVAVEPQITTNDLYLMIRTALAGGGITFALEETFRSYIERGELITALEEYLPPFPGFFLYFPNRRNMAPKLRALIDHVRGHKLG; the protein is encoded by the coding sequence ATGATAATCGACCTTAACCTTGTGCCAGTGTTTCTGGCAGTGGCCGAAGAGGGCAACTTCAGAGCCGCGGCTGACAGATTGGGGGTTACACGTTCGGCCGTAAGCCAGGGCATACGCCGGCTCGAGGATATTTGCGGCATCGCGCTTGTCAGCCGCACGACCCGTAGCGTGCGGCTCACCGAAGCCGGCAACCGCTTCCGCGAAACCTTGTCGCAACCGATGGCCGAGGTCAGATCTGCGTTCGAGAACGTGGCGGGGGATGCCAGACCAAGTGGCTTGCTGCGGATTGCGGTCACATCGATTGCGGAACAATTCCTGTCAGGCCCACTGATCGCGTCATTCGCTGAGGCCCATCCCGGCATCACGATCGATGTTACTGTGACGGACGACGTATTCGACATCGTGGCGGCGGGCTTCGATGCGGGGGTTCGGCTGGGTGAGGTGATTGAGCAGGATATGGTCGCGGTTCCACTGACCAAACAAGAGAAAGAAGTGGTCGTGGCAACGCCGCGATACTTCGAGGTCCACGGAATGCCCCGCCATCCTCGGGACCTTGTGCGTCATCGCTGTATCGGTTGGCGACCGTCTCCAAGTGCTGCGCCGTACCGGTGGGAGTTCGAGGAGGATGGAATACCTCTCGACGTCGCTGTTGAGCCGCAAATCACCACAAACGATCTGTACCTGATGATCCGGACTGCGCTTGCTGGCGGCGGTATTACATTTGCGCTGGAAGAGACGTTTCGTTCGTATATCGAACGAGGCGAGTTGATCACAGCGCTAGAGGAATATTTGCCCCCATTTCCAGGTTTTTTCCTTTACTTCCCCAACCGCCGCAATATGGCGCCCAAGCTGCGCGCACTTATTGACCACGTTCGTGGGCACAAGCTTGGGTAG
- a CDS encoding DoxX family protein: MSYSEAFAQRVETLSHSALINGVTPLTGRVLLAAIFLLSGISKISDPAGTIGYINMVGLPFPSLSYGAAVVTELLGSIALILGFQTRIVALILALFSVATALTFHNNLSDLNQFIHFFKNIAMAGGLLQVVAFGAGRFSLDARR; this comes from the coding sequence ATGTCTTATTCCGAAGCATTCGCCCAGCGCGTTGAAACTCTCTCCCATTCGGCCCTCATCAACGGCGTCACGCCTCTCACCGGCCGTGTCCTGCTGGCGGCAATCTTCCTTCTGTCCGGTATCAGTAAGATCTCTGATCCAGCTGGGACGATCGGCTATATCAATATGGTTGGCCTGCCCTTCCCGTCGCTGTCCTACGGTGCAGCGGTCGTGACTGAGCTCCTGGGCAGCATTGCCCTGATCCTCGGTTTCCAGACCCGCATCGTCGCTCTAATCCTTGCCCTGTTTAGCGTTGCCACGGCACTGACGTTCCACAACAACCTCAGCGACCTGAACCAGTTCATCCACTTCTTCAAGAACATCGCAATGGCCGGCGGCCTGCTCCAGGTCGTGGCGTTCGGCGCGGGGCGTTTCAGCCTCGACGCCCGCCGCTAA
- a CDS encoding adenylate/guanylate cyclase domain-containing protein has product MTNEDIESISAWLAQEGLRGATESILLGGFCAACRDAGLPLDRSLALIDTLHPVHEGRAFRWDSQQEVETEFAYGPSSEGDALENWKRSAFYHLWAGEDSEIRRRIGLGDPADFAMLDDMRASGHTDFVACIHRFEKQGTIGEMDCFLSHFATRDPDGFSDVHLQNLRTLLPVLALAIKSAAVARIARTIAEVYLGRDAARKVFEGKINRGASERISAALWFSDLANYTRISATVAPEEIIPLLNDYSDAVISAVHGAGGTVLKLIGDGILAIFRADRQVDACEAALQAESLLRLRLKSLNSKRTSEGRSTTEVCLGLHVGDVFFGNIGSEDRLDFTVIGPAVNEVSRIVSMCRSLDVNLLVSSNFADRIEGGNRQRLACVGRFALKGVETAQMLYTLNGLDHISS; this is encoded by the coding sequence ATGACGAACGAGGACATTGAAAGTATTTCCGCCTGGTTAGCGCAGGAGGGACTTCGGGGAGCGACAGAATCGATCTTGCTCGGTGGCTTTTGTGCAGCATGTCGGGACGCAGGGTTACCGCTTGACCGTAGCCTCGCGCTCATTGACACGCTTCACCCGGTTCACGAGGGACGCGCCTTTCGGTGGGACAGTCAGCAGGAGGTGGAGACGGAATTCGCGTATGGTCCCAGCAGTGAGGGAGACGCGCTGGAAAACTGGAAGCGCTCAGCTTTTTATCACCTGTGGGCCGGAGAGGACTCCGAGATCCGACGGCGTATCGGACTAGGCGATCCCGCCGATTTTGCGATGCTTGACGATATGCGTGCCTCTGGCCACACAGATTTTGTCGCTTGCATCCATCGGTTTGAGAAGCAGGGGACAATCGGGGAGATGGACTGTTTCTTGTCCCACTTCGCGACCCGAGACCCTGATGGTTTTTCTGATGTTCATCTTCAGAACCTTCGTACACTTTTGCCGGTTCTGGCATTGGCGATTAAAAGCGCTGCGGTTGCGCGGATTGCAAGGACAATTGCCGAAGTCTATCTTGGGCGCGATGCTGCACGGAAAGTGTTCGAGGGTAAAATCAATCGGGGCGCATCCGAACGGATATCCGCCGCGCTGTGGTTCTCGGATCTCGCAAATTATACAAGAATCTCCGCTACAGTCGCGCCGGAAGAGATCATTCCGCTCCTGAACGATTACAGCGATGCGGTCATCTCAGCTGTTCATGGGGCTGGCGGCACGGTCCTGAAATTAATCGGAGATGGTATCCTGGCAATATTCAGGGCGGATCGACAGGTCGACGCCTGTGAGGCGGCTCTGCAAGCCGAGAGCCTCCTTCGCCTCAGGCTAAAATCCCTCAATAGCAAGAGGACATCGGAAGGCCGTTCGACAACGGAGGTCTGTCTGGGACTCCATGTTGGCGATGTCTTTTTTGGGAACATCGGAAGCGAAGATCGGCTCGATTTCACAGTGATAGGTCCGGCCGTGAACGAGGTTAGCCGCATAGTTTCGATGTGCCGGTCGTTGGACGTAAACCTGTTAGTCTCATCGAACTTTGCCGACCGTATCGAAGGTGGCAATCGCCAGCGCCTTGCATGCGTTGGCCGGTTCGCACTGAAGGGTGTCGAGACCGCGCAGATGCTATACACGCTCAATGGTCTTGATCACATCAGCTCTTAA
- a CDS encoding SDR family oxidoreductase has protein sequence MSKRFDGKVAIVTGGGSGIGAAIANRLLEEGASVMISGRTEKRLSEAASKMPADRSGIFVANVSSRPDCDALVAATVERFGRIDTVVNAAGMNLVGTIEETSDQDWDECIASDLSGVFYMSRAAVPHLKETKGSIVNIGSVSSLGGGWSHAAYNAAKGGVANLTRSAACDLGKFGVRANTVAPGLTVTWMVDAIMDDDALLEKAWDRIPLRRAGQPEEIASAVAFLASDEAAWITGIVLPVDGGQTCTDGGPEWGK, from the coding sequence ATGTCAAAGCGATTTGATGGAAAAGTTGCAATCGTAACGGGCGGGGGTTCCGGTATCGGCGCCGCCATTGCCAACCGGCTTCTTGAGGAAGGAGCGTCCGTGATGATCTCCGGCAGAACCGAGAAGCGGTTGTCGGAAGCTGCCTCGAAAATGCCGGCCGACCGCAGTGGCATCTTTGTCGCAAATGTCTCCTCACGGCCGGACTGCGACGCCCTTGTCGCAGCGACGGTCGAACGGTTCGGCCGCATCGACACTGTCGTCAATGCCGCTGGCATGAATCTTGTCGGCACCATCGAGGAGACGAGCGATCAGGATTGGGACGAATGCATCGCCTCGGATCTTTCCGGCGTCTTTTATATGAGCCGTGCCGCGGTTCCGCATCTGAAGGAGACCAAGGGTTCGATCGTCAACATCGGCTCCGTCTCATCCCTTGGTGGCGGCTGGAGCCACGCGGCCTATAATGCTGCAAAGGGTGGGGTTGCGAATTTGACCCGCTCAGCAGCTTGTGACCTCGGCAAGTTCGGTGTCAGAGCCAATACAGTGGCGCCCGGACTTACTGTCACGTGGATGGTGGATGCCATCATGGATGATGACGCGCTCCTCGAAAAGGCGTGGGACCGGATCCCGTTGCGACGGGCAGGCCAACCTGAAGAGATTGCCTCGGCGGTTGCTTTTCTTGCCAGTGATGAAGCTGCCTGGATCACCGGAATTGTCCTGCCTGTCGATGGGGGCCAGACCTGCACCGATGGCGGCCCGGAATGGGGCAAGTAA
- a CDS encoding SDR family NAD(P)-dependent oxidoreductase — translation MSTQNPKVWLVTGCSTGFGRYIAEHLLEAGEKVVVTARKTDKIADLEQKGDALILPLDVIDRDQCQKVVDAAEAHFGRIDVLINNAGIGFFGAIEETAEADARRLFDVNFFGTANTIHSVLPHMRARRSGTIVNLTSIGGLVGYTGVGYYCATKFAVEGLSDTLRKEVAPLGINVMTVEPSAFRTEWAGSSNEVSAFIDDYEATAGEARRAYHASVGNQAGDPARAAKAIREAVLAEQPPHHLPLGNDAADAALKKADDLKANVLAWEALSRSADFPTN, via the coding sequence ATGAGCACGCAAAACCCAAAAGTCTGGCTCGTCACCGGATGCTCTACAGGCTTCGGTCGCTACATCGCAGAACACCTGCTGGAAGCCGGTGAAAAGGTCGTGGTGACGGCTCGCAAGACTGACAAAATCGCGGATCTTGAGCAGAAGGGCGATGCCCTGATCCTCCCGCTCGACGTCATCGATCGGGATCAGTGCCAAAAGGTTGTTGACGCTGCAGAAGCGCACTTCGGACGCATCGACGTTCTGATCAACAACGCCGGGATCGGTTTCTTTGGCGCTATTGAGGAAACAGCCGAAGCCGACGCCCGCCGCCTGTTTGATGTCAATTTCTTCGGTACTGCCAACACCATCCATTCGGTGCTCCCGCATATGCGAGCCCGCCGCAGTGGTACGATCGTCAATCTGACATCAATCGGCGGCCTGGTGGGGTACACCGGCGTGGGCTACTACTGCGCGACCAAATTTGCCGTGGAAGGCCTGTCAGATACGCTCCGAAAAGAAGTCGCGCCACTCGGGATCAACGTCATGACCGTCGAGCCTAGCGCCTTCCGGACGGAATGGGCAGGCTCGTCGAACGAGGTCTCCGCGTTCATTGACGATTACGAGGCGACAGCGGGCGAGGCACGTCGTGCTTACCACGCCTCGGTCGGAAATCAGGCCGGTGATCCCGCACGCGCAGCAAAGGCGATCCGGGAAGCCGTGCTGGCTGAACAGCCTCCGCATCACCTTCCGCTCGGCAATGACGCCGCGGACGCAGCCCTGAAGAAGGCTGACGATCTCAAGGCGAACGTGCTTGCCTGGGAAGCTTTGTCTCGTTCCGCCGACTTCCCGACAAACTGA
- a CDS encoding flavin reductase family protein, with amino-acid sequence MKELPASQAYRVLEPGPIVMVSTSDNGKPNVMTMGFHMMIQHDPPLIGCVIGPWDHSYQALRKTGECVIAVPGLDLAETVVDVGNCPGDRVNKFQRYGLKTRPAKDVSAPLLPDCLANIECRVVDTRLSDPYDLFILEATRIWINETRKERRMMHHRGDGTFTVDGGTLDLKDRMVKWRHLP; translated from the coding sequence ATGAAGGAATTACCCGCATCTCAAGCTTATCGCGTTCTGGAACCTGGCCCGATCGTCATGGTCTCCACGAGCGATAACGGCAAGCCCAATGTGATGACAATGGGCTTCCATATGATGATCCAGCATGACCCGCCGCTGATCGGGTGTGTCATTGGGCCCTGGGATCACAGCTATCAGGCTCTCCGGAAAACCGGAGAATGTGTCATCGCAGTCCCCGGTCTGGATCTCGCCGAAACTGTTGTCGACGTCGGCAATTGTCCGGGCGATCGGGTGAACAAATTCCAGAGGTACGGCCTCAAGACGCGACCTGCCAAGGACGTGTCAGCGCCGCTCCTCCCCGATTGCCTGGCGAACATAGAATGCCGGGTCGTCGATACAAGGCTCTCTGATCCCTACGACCTCTTCATCCTTGAGGCGACGAGGATCTGGATCAACGAGACCCGAAAAGAGCGTCGAATGATGCATCACCGCGGCGACGGCACGTTCACCGTCGACGGCGGCACGCTCGACCTAAAAGACCGCATGGTCAAATGGCGCCATCTCCCCTGA
- the wrbA gene encoding NAD(P)H:quinone oxidoreductase: MTKVLVLYYSSYGHIETMAGSIAEGARSAGADVTVKRVPETVPLEIAEKSHFKINQEAPIATVAELADYDAIIVGTGTRFGRMSSQMAAFLDQAGGLWARGALNGKVGAAFTSTGTQHGGQETTLFSIITNLMHFGMVIVGLPYSHQGQMSMDEIVGGAPYGATTIAGGDGSRQPSQIDLAGAFHQGEIVARTAAALVAARN; this comes from the coding sequence ATGACCAAGGTACTCGTCCTCTACTACTCGTCCTACGGCCACATCGAGACAATGGCGGGCTCAATCGCTGAAGGCGCCCGAAGCGCCGGCGCCGACGTTACGGTCAAGCGCGTCCCGGAAACTGTCCCGCTCGAAATTGCCGAAAAGTCCCATTTCAAGATCAACCAGGAGGCACCGATTGCGACGGTCGCGGAACTCGCCGACTATGACGCGATCATCGTCGGTACCGGCACTCGCTTCGGCCGGATGTCGTCGCAGATGGCGGCGTTCCTCGATCAGGCCGGCGGCCTTTGGGCTCGTGGCGCTCTGAACGGCAAGGTGGGCGCGGCATTCACATCCACCGGCACCCAGCACGGCGGCCAGGAAACCACCCTGTTTTCCATCATCACCAACCTCATGCATTTCGGCATGGTCATCGTCGGCCTGCCCTATAGCCATCAGGGGCAGATGAGTATGGACGAGATTGTAGGTGGCGCTCCTTATGGTGCAACAACGATTGCCGGTGGCGACGGTTCTCGCCAGCCGTCGCAGATCGATCTCGCCGGTGCCTTCCATCAGGGCGAGATCGTCGCCCGCACTGCGGCCGCTCTTGTCGCTGCGCGTAACTAA
- a CDS encoding SDR family oxidoreductase, with product MSLLFSNKIVAVTGAGSGIGRAIALGLARDGATVHLADRDADALAEVADLIRSEDGRAFTTQLDVSSELQVVGWIEQIGSTSGRLDAAFNNAGITGPAKRIEDYSLEDFQRVIAVNLQSVFLGMKYQIPLIRRSGGSSIVNTASVAALTGPGGMSAYAASKHGVQGLTRVVAMENAAHGIRVNAIAPGWTETPMVVANSQQNPAFAALAQSAIPAKRGGRPEEIAAAAIWLASDAASYVTGHMLTVDGGMTIGGFEL from the coding sequence ATGTCCTTGCTTTTCTCAAACAAGATCGTTGCGGTCACCGGTGCAGGCTCTGGGATAGGCCGAGCTATTGCACTTGGCCTCGCTCGTGACGGCGCGACAGTGCATCTGGCTGATCGGGATGCCGATGCTCTCGCAGAGGTTGCAGACCTAATCCGTTCTGAAGACGGGCGGGCATTTACCACCCAACTCGACGTCTCGAGCGAGCTTCAAGTTGTCGGATGGATCGAGCAGATCGGCTCTACGTCTGGCCGTCTCGATGCGGCCTTCAACAATGCGGGTATCACCGGCCCGGCGAAGCGCATCGAAGACTATTCTCTCGAGGATTTTCAGCGGGTAATCGCTGTCAATCTGCAGAGCGTCTTTCTGGGAATGAAGTACCAGATCCCGCTGATCAGGCGCAGCGGCGGTAGTTCTATCGTAAACACGGCTTCCGTCGCCGCTTTGACGGGGCCGGGAGGCATGAGTGCCTATGCCGCCTCCAAACATGGCGTGCAAGGGCTGACCCGGGTTGTCGCGATGGAAAATGCGGCGCACGGCATCCGCGTCAACGCGATTGCGCCCGGCTGGACTGAAACGCCAATGGTTGTGGCAAACAGCCAACAAAACCCCGCCTTCGCCGCACTTGCGCAGAGCGCCATTCCCGCCAAACGCGGCGGCAGGCCGGAGGAAATCGCGGCCGCGGCAATCTGGCTTGCCTCCGACGCCGCCTCCTATGTCACCGGACACATGCTGACCGTCGATGGTGGCATGACGATTGGTGGCTTCGAACTTTGA
- a CDS encoding antibiotic biosynthesis monooxygenase, producing the protein MADLTNVAYFTAKPGRSEDLGDELLQLVAPSRHEEGCLRYEIHQSNDVPDVWMVLEDWRHASDFKLHMSTPYVEAFMAKVPDLCVEDVEICGYQQRSPQAWYRKEYMK; encoded by the coding sequence ATGGCTGATCTTACAAATGTGGCCTACTTCACCGCAAAGCCGGGCCGCTCAGAAGATCTGGGTGACGAACTGCTTCAGCTCGTCGCTCCGTCCCGACACGAGGAAGGCTGCCTCCGTTACGAGATCCACCAGTCCAATGATGTTCCCGACGTGTGGATGGTGCTCGAAGACTGGCGGCACGCCTCCGACTTCAAACTGCATATGAGCACGCCTTACGTCGAAGCGTTTATGGCTAAGGTCCCAGACCTGTGTGTCGAAGACGTGGAAATCTGCGGCTACCAGCAACGGTCCCCGCAGGCCTGGTACAGAAAGGAGTATATGAAATGA
- a CDS encoding SDR family oxidoreductase, with protein MSNSNILDGKVVIVTGASSGIGRAIAIRAAEHGAKAVIVSDVVEAPREGGEPTASEIRKLGAKSVFVKADVSRKADNDALVAAAEEFGGVDVMVANAGITLKTDGVEVPEDDYRRLMSVNLDGPLFGAQAAARQMKALDKQGSIVLMASMGGISGAGITVAYSTSKGGVVLMAKSLADALGPDGIRVNAVAPGTIDTELLRTSPGIAQASEGFRQRTPLRRLGKPAEVGDAVAFLGSDLSSYVSGTALLVDGGLLSVI; from the coding sequence ATGAGCAACAGCAACATTCTCGACGGCAAGGTCGTCATCGTAACCGGCGCATCAAGCGGCATTGGCCGTGCGATCGCCATCCGTGCTGCCGAACATGGCGCCAAAGCAGTTATCGTCTCTGACGTCGTGGAAGCACCGCGCGAAGGCGGTGAACCGACTGCCTCCGAGATCAGAAAACTGGGGGCCAAATCCGTCTTCGTGAAAGCAGACGTCAGTCGCAAGGCCGACAACGACGCCCTCGTTGCGGCAGCAGAAGAATTCGGCGGCGTCGACGTCATGGTCGCAAATGCAGGCATTACGCTGAAGACAGACGGGGTGGAGGTTCCGGAAGACGATTACCGCCGCCTGATGTCTGTCAATCTCGATGGCCCGCTGTTTGGAGCGCAGGCAGCTGCGCGTCAGATGAAGGCACTGGACAAGCAGGGCAGCATTGTCCTCATGGCAAGCATGGGCGGTATCTCCGGGGCCGGCATCACAGTCGCCTACTCGACCAGCAAGGGCGGTGTCGTGCTGATGGCCAAATCATTGGCCGATGCTCTTGGCCCCGACGGTATCCGCGTCAATGCAGTCGCACCCGGCACCATCGACACGGAACTCCTTCGCACCAGCCCCGGTATTGCCCAGGCCTCCGAGGGTTTCCGCCAGAGAACACCTCTTCGCCGGCTTGGCAAACCGGCAGAAGTCGGAGATGCTGTGGCTTTCCTCGGCTCGGACCTGTCGAGCTATGTGTCGGGCACCGCGCTCCTGGTGGATGGAGGGCTGCTTTCCGTTATCTGA
- a CDS encoding SDR family oxidoreductase, producing MTNLNGKIALVTGASSGIGAATAVKLAEAGAKVGIAARRTDKLEDLKKQIEAKGGEALVIEMDVVDTASVDAGVMKLIEAYGSIDILVNNAGLMPLSDIDQFKVDEWQRMVDVNVKGLLNTTAAVLPQMIKQHSGHVFNMSSIAGRKVFKGLSVYCATKHAVTAFSDGLRMEVGQKHGIRVTCIQPGAVATELYDHITDPGYRKQMDELASQMTFLQGEDIGDTIVFAAQAPAHVDVAELFVLPVEQGW from the coding sequence ATGACCAACCTCAACGGAAAGATCGCACTGGTCACCGGTGCATCGAGCGGCATTGGCGCTGCTACCGCCGTCAAGCTTGCTGAAGCCGGAGCAAAGGTCGGCATCGCGGCCCGCCGCACCGACAAGCTCGAAGATCTCAAGAAACAGATCGAAGCCAAGGGTGGAGAAGCCCTTGTCATCGAGATGGACGTGGTTGATACGGCCTCGGTGGATGCGGGCGTGATGAAGCTGATCGAAGCCTACGGCTCGATTGACATTCTCGTCAACAATGCCGGCCTGATGCCGCTCTCCGATATCGACCAGTTCAAGGTTGACGAGTGGCAGCGAATGGTGGACGTGAACGTGAAGGGCCTGCTCAACACGACGGCCGCCGTTTTGCCCCAGATGATCAAGCAGCATTCGGGCCATGTCTTCAACATGTCCTCAATCGCTGGTCGCAAGGTCTTCAAGGGTCTGTCCGTCTACTGCGCGACAAAACATGCGGTAACGGCTTTCTCTGATGGCCTGCGTATGGAAGTCGGCCAGAAGCACGGCATACGCGTGACCTGCATCCAGCCGGGTGCCGTTGCCACCGAACTCTACGATCACATCACCGATCCGGGCTATCGCAAGCAGATGGACGAACTGGCGAGCCAGATGACCTTCCTCCAGGGCGAGGATATCGGCGACACCATCGTCTTCGCCGCCCAGGCCCCGGCTCATGTGGACGTCGCCGAGCTGTTCGTCCTGCCAGTAGAACAGGGTTGGTAA
- a CDS encoding helix-turn-helix domain-containing protein, with translation MEDLEASGQKILPSIPAVTGKSLFRADLVPEVTKAIARPDRTSPLGLEQYIAGRTLVSGDSPAWNDMFVQVYSRLTKQEPFLVPAVAEPLIVWVMSGQAVVEERDLDGEWVANTVTVGDFFLTRSPTPYEMRWRAIGDAPFQVMHLYLSVPLFERVAYDVLGCAAPPALRDISGGKDTQLSHLLSLIHQELTSEGKGSQLFIQGLAQTLAVHLIRNYAASETSDDRQNALPGFKLRRAVAHLEENLAEPFNLAQLAETVGMSEFHFSRLFKKATGLSPSRYFIRQRITRAQLLLQETDTSIIEIGMSVGYSSPSHFAQVFRRETGLPPSHYRRG, from the coding sequence TTGGAAGATTTGGAAGCATCCGGTCAAAAGATCTTGCCGTCGATCCCGGCTGTAACTGGGAAGTCTTTATTTCGAGCCGACCTCGTGCCTGAGGTGACGAAGGCCATTGCAAGGCCTGATCGGACGTCCCCACTCGGGCTCGAGCAGTATATTGCCGGCCGCACACTAGTGAGTGGAGATAGTCCGGCTTGGAACGATATGTTCGTGCAAGTCTACTCTCGCCTCACCAAGCAGGAGCCTTTCCTCGTCCCGGCGGTTGCAGAACCTCTAATCGTCTGGGTGATGTCGGGGCAGGCTGTTGTTGAGGAACGTGACCTCGACGGGGAATGGGTGGCAAACACCGTCACCGTTGGAGACTTCTTTCTTACCCGCTCCCCCACGCCCTATGAGATGCGCTGGCGCGCAATCGGAGATGCACCTTTCCAGGTCATGCATCTCTATCTCTCCGTTCCGCTGTTCGAGCGCGTTGCCTACGACGTGCTGGGCTGCGCCGCTCCTCCTGCGCTCCGCGACATCTCCGGGGGTAAGGACACGCAGCTGTCGCACCTTCTTTCGCTTATCCACCAGGAGCTGACGTCGGAGGGCAAGGGGAGCCAGCTATTTATTCAGGGCCTCGCGCAGACACTGGCCGTGCATCTCATACGAAACTATGCCGCCAGCGAAACTTCCGATGATCGTCAGAACGCACTTCCCGGCTTCAAGCTTCGTCGTGCTGTCGCTCACCTCGAAGAAAATCTGGCAGAGCCGTTCAATCTGGCCCAGCTCGCCGAAACGGTGGGAATGAGCGAATTCCACTTCAGTCGCCTGTTTAAAAAAGCAACGGGCCTCTCGCCATCACGCTACTTTATCCGTCAGCGGATCACCCGTGCGCAGCTTCTCCTTCAGGAGACCGATACGAGCATCATCGAGATCGGCATGTCTGTCGGGTATTCGAGCCCGAGCCATTTCGCGCAGGTCTTCCGTCGCGAAACCGGTCTGCCGCCGAGCCACTATCGGCGAGGCTGA